aacatcatctgcaaaaagcagagacaaaatcccatggtccccaaaccagactccctctggcccccgactgcgcctagaaatcctgtccatataaataatgaacaggaccatTGACAAAGGGcggccctgccggagtccaacatgcaccgggaacaagtctgacttactgtcGGCAATGCGatccaaactcctgctccgggcatatagggaccagacagcccttagcagagggccccggaccccatactcccagagcaccccccacaggtcaccacgagggacacagtcaatgccttctccagatccacaaagcacatgtggactggtttggcaaactcccatgaaccctccagcaacctggtgagggtatagagatagTCCAGTGTTCCATGACTGGGACAAAACccacattgttcctcctgaatctgaggttcgactatcggccgaattctcctctccagtaccctggcatagacttttccgaggaggctgaggagtgtgatccccctgtagttggaataCACcctcccccttcttaaacagagggaccaccaccccagtctgccagtccataGGCACTGTCTCCAACCGCCACACGATGTCGCAGaagcgtgtcaaccaagacagccccacaacatccagagacttaaggtactcagggcggatctcatccacccccggtgccttgccaccgaggagcttctcaactacctcagtgacctcagcttgggggatcgacgagttcacaaccgagccctctgcctttgcttcctcagtggaagacatgttggtggggttgaggagatcatCGAAGttctccttccaccgtccgaggatgtcaccagttgaagtcagcagattcccactaacactttaaacagtgtgcgcagggcactgcttccccctcctgagacgctggacggtttgccagaatttcttcaaggccaaccgatagtccttctccatggcctcaccgaactcctcccagatctgcaaccacccgggctgaagctcgcttggccctctggtacctatcagctgcctccggagtcccctgagccaaccaggctcgataggactccttcttcagcttgaaggcatcccttacttccggggtccaccaccgggttcggagATTGCCGCcccgacaggcaccggagacatTACGGCCGCAGCTCTGGCGGtcggaggtggagaacatggtccactcggactctgccggaggtgagttgaagatctctctgaccggagactctgccaaacattcccagcataccctcacagtacgtttgggtctgccaagtctgtccaacttcctcccctgccactagatccaactcaccaccaggtggtgatcagttgacagctccgcccctctggatggaggtcagatgaaacaaccacaaagttgaTCATCGACTtctgacctagggtgtcctggtgccatgtgtactgatggacacccttatgcttgaacatggtgttcattatggacaaactgtgactagcacagaagtccaataacagaacacactcgggttcaggttgggggggccgttccttccaatcacgcccctccaggtgtcactgtcgctgcccacgtgaacgttgaagtcccccagtggAATGACAGAGTCCCCGGTCGCGGCACTTtctagcattttttttccttcccagagacgccaagaagggtcgggtactctacaatgtcatttggcccataagcacaaataacagtgagagacctctccccgacctgAAGGCGCAGGGAACCGACCCTCttgttcaccggggtgaactccaacacatggctgctgagctggggggctatgagcaagcccacaccagcccgccgcctctcaccacgggcaactccagagtagtagagagtccagcctctctcgaggagttgggcaTTTTTTCAGATTATACTCCTGAATCAAATCAGGCTCATGCGCAAATACTCTGACTTTCTAGAAACAACATGAAGCTGTTTAAAGTCAGTGATAGAGATatcatgctgctgtttttttatttatattaataatagatCTCTTCATAAACATCATTAAAGGTATTTATAAGAAACCATCTTATAAGTCTGAAACTTCTTACAAGTCTGAAACTACTTACAAATAGTAAGTATTTATACtttagtaataatgtttataagactatatacattttgttatatatatttaaacaggtggaataaataaaatggagaaCATTTCCAAAACCATTGAATGCACAAAGAACCgcatacacagtatatataatatatacacacacatactcatatatataataaaaagctcTCATTTTGAGGGtaaattgttatttaaaaaaaaaaaacaccagataAAACACAATTATTGCATAACACTGATTTTACAGCATTCAGAAAGTCCCTGAGGCATAAAAGACACACTGTACAGAACACAAAGATGAGCTTAAGTGTCTTTAGCTAGTCATGATTTATCTAATCTGATTTTATAATCCATATTCTGGGAGTTGAGGTTTTCATTCACTATACACATGGGTGAGATGTAACTAGATGAACTGATCTTGTGAAAAAACATCAGCAGACAATTCTAGAAAACATTTGtggaaatgtcatttaaaacctACATTTGTTTCCCTCTTTGATTACTAACATGGGAAAGAGCCACTATAGGGCCTTAGagtattttcattttaaacactcACTGGTTTAAAAGGTTTTGACTTTAATTCAGCcttacaaaaatatttcacctttaatgatatattagttttatttcCTGAATGTTATATGATATTGTACATGTTCTTCTTATAAAAATACTACTGAAATGCCATTCCTGGGGTTCCTACAAGGTACAGTATGTAACCCATAATGTAATTCACTGGAGTGATTTTTTCTGGAAGGCAGCTCTTTTGGAGATTAACTCTGGTGCTGAATTTACCTTTACAGCAGTAGGCAGGTGCGTTTATCCAGAGTGTacaattttatctcattttatacaaaattgAGTAACTAAGATTAAGACCTAAGAAATGAAAACTGATTGGAGTTTTGTAGCTGCactaaattaatcaacacctcctgaccaatcagaatccaatCACTAGAAGATGAACACTGCACTTGCATCCAGGACATGAAACATTTCATAAACATTCACAGTATCAACTTACATCTATAAAAGAAAGACAATCAACCAggatgggtttgtttttttttatttaaaaagacgATAAAAATACAAGAGTAAAGGGACAGATTACAGTTTGGTCATaattacattacacacagtcCAGCCAGccagaggaaagaaagaagcaaaataTGTTCACTTGCTGCTTGATGAAAGCTTAAAATTACTGATCATAATTGTGCTAAAAACATCACCACTACtcagtgaaaatgattctaaaaaGAAATTCAGATTTCCAGACTATAAATTCTATTTGTTTGGATTAAAACATCACCAGCACGTTAATGATATCTTCAGAGATTAAACCTGCTcctttatttgtaaatgaataaataaataaataaatccttaatGCCAGCATAATATATTGTGAAggaatattaacaaaaaaaattctttaaatatcaaaataatctCTATAATAATCTCTTATTCCTATTAGAAGAGAACAGGAATTATAATTCTATAAAGTTATAGAATACAGATATTTGGATTTTAATTAACAGTACAAGATTAAGGGACAATTTAAAAATACTGTAGTTACTTGACCAAAACTTGTATAAAATGCAGTTTTCACCCTTTTTTAATCAGTGATGTTTTCTAACAGAATTATGAGCTTCAAAAAATTGCTACAAAGTCTGAAAAGTGCATTGTAAGATTATTAACAgatttgtataaaaacattGCACTTTGGATTGAAATCTATTGTTTTATCTACTTAATATctgaaaaaagatttttaaaaaagtgcagAAAAATGCAATGAGGGAAAAGACAAGAAGGAAGGACAGAGGCACTGAAGCTGAACCGTAATCCTCACTGAATGACAGAAAGCTCTGGAAAATCCTCCCTGATGGATAAAAAACGGTAAAGaagtacaataaataaagataaaacatctaaactctacacacacatgttgttCTATCATTAACACTGCAAAAGTCAGAGCAAACAACAGCAGGAAGTACGCTGAGCTGTGATCATTAACGAGTAACTCTAGACAACGATAAAAACACCAATCGAGCAAAACGTGTCATGTGATGACCCAAATCTTAACATGAACAGGAGGAATAAAAACATGTGTCCATACAGAGAGACTTTAAAtggtgatttaaataaataaacgaacaTGTTCCACTTTCTTCCTACAGTTTTTATCTGTCTCAGTAACAtccagaattttatttttattagtaacaCAAAAGGTGCTTCAGCTCCACACGTTTCTGGGAGaaataaacatcaaaataaaacatgtgTGAAAGCAGCTGTAGTGTGTAAAGGTCCTGCAGTTTAAGTTTCACTCACTTGttattttgttcttctttttgtttacaGCAGCCTCTCAATATCCTCCAGACTGGTGTTCTCCTCCTATCACCACAAAGAAGAACAGAACTATTTGTTAATCGCCAAATAAACCCGGCCATCTAACATTAGCATCAGACAGCAGAGTAAAGTATTACAAGTTCCTTCAGTTAGCTATAAAGGTGATGCGGATTTACCCGTCTGTGTTGCCAGATCAGGACTCCAATcccaatgatgatgatggtgatgatgatgatggggatCGCGATGGTGATGGGGATCGCGATGGTGATGGGGATCGCGATGGAGATCTGGATCGCGATGCTGATGGGGATCGCGATGGTGAAGGGGGTCGTGATGCGGATGGGGATCGTGATGGTGATGGCGATTGCGATGCTGATGGAGATCGCGATGCTGATGGGGATcgtgatggtgatggggattgtgatggtgatggggatgGATATGGTGATGGGGATtgtgatggtgatggggatcgCGATGGTGATGGGGATCGCGATGGTGATGGGGATCGCGATGGTGATCTGGATCGCGATGCTGATGGGGATCGCGATGGTGAAGGGGGTCGCGATGCGGATGGGGATCGTGATGGTGATGGCGATCGCGATGCTGATGGAGATCGCGATGCTGATGGGGATcgtgatggtgatggggattgtgatggtgatggggattgtgatggtgatggggatcgCGATGGTGATGGGGATCGCGATGGTGATCTGGATCGCGATGCTGATGGGGATCGCGATGCTGATGGGGATcgtgatggtgatggggattgtgatggtgatggggatgGATATGGTGATGGGGATtgtgatggtgatggggatcgCGATGGTGATGGGGATCGCGATGGTGATGGGGATCGCGATGGTGATCTGGATCGCGATGCTGATGGGGATCGCGATGGTGAAGGGGGTCGCGATGCGGATGGGGATCGTGATGGTGATGGCGATCGCGATGCTGATGGAGATCGCGATGCTGATGGGGATcgtgatggtgatggggattgtgatggtgatggggattgtgatggtgatggggatcgCGATGGTGATGGGGATCGCGATGGTGATCTGGATCGCGATGCTGATGGGGATCGCGATGCTGATGGGGATcgtgatggtgatggggattgtgatggtgatggggattgtgatggtgatggggatcgCGATAGTGATGGGGATCGCGATGGTGATCTGGATCGCGATGCTGATGGGGATCGCGATGCTGATGGGGATCGCGATTGTAAAGGGGGTCGTGATGCGGATGGGGATCGTGATGGTGATGGCGATCGCGATGCTGATGGAGATCGCGATGCTGATGGGGATtgtgatggtgatggggatggagatggtgatggggattgtgatggtgatggggatcgCGATGGTGATGGGGATCGCGATGGTGATGGGGATCGCGATGTTGATCTGGATCGCGATGCTGATGGGGATCGCGATGGTGAAGGGGGTTGCGATGCGGATGGGGATCGTGATGGTGATGGCGATCGCGATGCTGATGGAGATCGCAATGCTGATGGGGATcgtgatggtgatggggatcgtgatggtgatggggatcgTGATGGTGATGGCGATCGCGATGCTGATGGGGATCATGATGGTGATGGAGATCACGATGCTGATGGGGATCGCAATGGTGATGGGGATCGCGATGGTGATGGGGATCGCAATGGTGATGGGGATCGCGATGGTGATCTGGATCGCGATGCTGATGGGGATCGCGATGGTGAAGGAGGTCGCGATGCGGATGGGGATCGTGATGGTGATGGCGATTGCGATGCTGATGGAGATTGCGATGCTGATGGGGATCGCGAAGGTGATGGGGATtgtgatggtgatggggattgtgatggtgatggggatcgtgatggtgatggtgatcgCGATGCTGATGGGGATCGCGAAGGTGATGGGGATtgtgatggtgatggggatcTCGACGGTGATGGGGATcgtgatggtgatggggatcgtgatggtgatggggatcgCAATGGGGATGGGGATcgtgatggtgatggggatcgCTATGGTGATGGAGAGCGCAATGGTGATGGGGTTCAtcttggtggtggtgatgatgttggtggtgttggcaGTGATGGTGAAGTTGGTAGCATTGTGGTCAGTGacttaaaacaaaaagcaaagcacacaaagacacacagttAATACGTCAGTAACACAAAAGGTTTACCGGTTGCTCTGATTGCTGCACATTTCTCATCCTATCTGAAAATCCTATCTGTATCGgatgagaagctagttcatgcattcatgacctccagattattgtaatgcattactagttggttgtcctgcatctttaataaatagcctacagttagtccaagatgcagctgccagagttcttacctGGTTGAGAAATTATCATCATATAATCCCaattatcatctctacactggcacTTACAACCTGCTGctacttacagtacatacaagactcttaatggtttatctaactagtcttctaacatgctacaatttactcctgttttattcttttcaacacattttaaactgtttttattaaaattacatttattttctttaattgttctttgtttttattaggattttatcgtttgtcttatttttacgtattttttttctctcataaattgttttctaatttctatgtaaagcactttgaatgacctctgtgtatgaaatgtgctatacaaataaatgtgccttgccttgccttacaatccttcacgctcactgtgataaaaaaaactcaggacttctggtagttctaAGAATATTaaaatctactaaaggtggtagagtgttttcatatttagctcctaaactttggaatagtaTTTCTCTTAAGAGATAGTGtccggggctcagacacacttaaatgtagataaaaatgtacacacacggagagacagtggacggacacacacacacacacacacacacacacacacacactcacacacacacagtcgtgtGCACAGTCGTGTGACACAGACTCGCACACACTTGAACAAACAGAGATATTACATACCTTGGTAAAGGTGTCGAAACTGCAAAATATAAAGATAGTAATGACTAAATCATTCttaaaagaaacagaatttGAAACCTTAtagaagcagaaataaaaatataaacctttTGATTCGATCCATGACACGTGATGTTATGGCGAAGCTCGACGCATTCAGTGATTGTGATGTTTTTCTCGCTCACATCAACAACCAGCGGGTGTTTACTTTGGTTTACATGAAGTCCATGTCCATCTGACAAATACTCCAACGCCGATTCGATACCTGGAGCCTAATCACAGCATTCATATATTAACAGATTGTAGCATCGTTTCCCTTCTCACTCactatgtatgaataaatacatcatGCAATGTGTCTTTACTGGAccatctgtaaatataaatcatcTGCACCATC
The Tachysurus fulvidraco isolate hzauxx_2018 chromosome 7, HZAU_PFXX_2.0, whole genome shotgun sequence DNA segment above includes these coding regions:
- the LOC125145174 gene encoding uncharacterized protein LOC125145174, which encodes MIPISIAIAITITIPITITIPITITIPISIAISISIAIAITITIPIRIATPFTIAIPISIAIQINIAIPITIAIPITIHRDPDHHRDPHHHRDPHHHRDPHHHHNPHHHIHPHHHHNPHHHHDPHQHRDPHHIAISISIAIAITITIPIRIATPFTIAIPISIAIQITIAIPITIAIPITIAIPITITIPITISIPITITIPITITIPISIAISISIAIAITITIPIRITTPFTIAIPISIAIQISIAIPITIAIPITIAIPIIIITIIIIGIGVLIWQHRREENTSLEDIERLL